TGTAAAGTGACAACATGTCCattctaaattaaatatattcattcataaataGCAGATTATATATAGTCATTAAGTAATTGTTGAAAAGCTCAAAGGCCAACCTTCACTCTATAAAAATTCTGGGTTGTTTTACCCCAATCTCCTGACGTAAGGTCcaataagaaaaaaagagaactaaataaaacaatcattgggttaattttttaaaattacatttaaatttttttttttttcaacccaacTTGATCACATTTGACCAACattaggttaaaacaacccagaattTTTAGAAGGTACATATGGTGTCTTTGTCAAAATAAGAAAAACGGTATTGTCTATAATTACTACAGAAATGTGTTTGTTCCCTTACTGAATCAACagcatccattcattttctcatATAAACCAGTGAGATTGTTTTcaacagtttgtgtgtgtgtctgtgtgtgcaagtgtctacCTTGTATTCCTcatgttgtggggaccaaatcTCCCCATGAGtataatttccatattttgtgaggGTTAGATGTAGGGGTAAGATTGGGGTAGAGGGATAAAGTAAAAAGTTTGTTTATtgtgtctatgggaagtccccataaagatagctgtccaagtgtgtgtgtatgtgtgtgagtgcaatATGTTCTTTACTACGATTTACTTAGTTACATGTAGAGTGGCTTCAAGATAGGACAGTGAAAAGTAGATCTCTAGACCTGAAGCCTCAGGGTGTATTCAGTTTGTATTAGCATGATGTATTTTGATCAGCAGCCTTACGTAAGCCCCTGAAGAATCTTAAATCTAAAATGGCAAAAATGTTTTCCATTGCCTAAATCAACCCCACATAAACTGTGAGCCATCTGGAGTAAATTAAACAGAATGAACTACAATGTCTGTGTGGTTAACTTTAAATAGTGGCGTGGGATTTTGCAATGCCACaaacaaataatgtaaaatcATGTTGTACCGGAAGTACGGATACTAATTTGTACAGTTATTGGCAAATGAATGTGTCCTACAATATATGCATAACAATTATTGTTTTCACTAatcttttaaatgattaataatacagTGTAATAATTGGAGATCTTTATattctgttttgatttgtttcaGTTTTCCAGTGTTTACATCAGATCCCACTCATGATACtgcaaaaacagaaataatggaCAAGAAAAGTGGTAAGAATGCCAGATTTATTGTTGTCATTTCCAGTAAATACAATATTCTGTTTTTGATAGTTCACATCCAAATAATTCCTTGCATGCTAATTACAGCATCaattgttttcttgttttgactgCTTGAATTACAAAATTTAACAAAACaagatgtttaaaaatgtaccTTGCATTTCAGCAAATGGCTTTGCTACCAAAGCCTCTGAGACTGGAGTACAGCGAAAACAGCTGCCATATTCTGTAGAGACTCCCTATGGGTTTCACTTGGATCTGGACTTCCTGAAGTACGTAGATGACATAGAGAAAGGGAACACAATCAAGAGGGTGCACATTCAACGTAAAAACAGGGGTCCAAAGTACAGCACACTGCCTCGCAACTTCAGCCTTCCTGGGCATGGTGCTCGACCTCTAGCCAAAGATACGTGGGCCAATACCTCCACTTTAGGGTCCAAACCCAAGTCACGTGTCACTGAAGTCCAACAACTTTTTGAGTTCAGAGCCAGTGATACCACAGGTGGTAGCAGTAGCATCAGTGGAAGTTCTGCCGCCAGCCAGTCAAAGATATCTGGGAGTAGCTACCTCCCCTCGCCAAAGGTTGCAGAAGAGTCTCTAGTACAGACCTCATCTCAGAATGAACAATCCATAGGCCTCAGTGTTAGGCCTCACCTGTTAAGAGCCTCCAGTATGCCTGTTAATGTCCCACGCAGAAAAGGATCAGATTCAACTGATGAGCAGAGTTCCCAGTCACAGAATGGTTCAACTGAGAAGCTTTTTCGACCGGCCGATGGAGGTGACAGGAGAGGCAGCATTCCCCAGGACAGGGCCAGCTTGCATCAACAGATCACAGCTGCACTTAGAAGGGTGCGTGAGTTAGAAGAGCAAGTCCGGACCATCCCAGAGTTGAAGGCTCAAATATGTTCACTTAGAACAGAAAGGGAAGGACTCTTTCAAAAAATTCTGCAACACCAGTCTGAACAAAAGAGACCTTTGCAGCTGAAAGAGATCGAGGTTTCTCAAACTGACTTGCAAGTGAGTGCTTTACCTTCAGTTACAAGTGGGAAGGAAGATGCACATTCTCTTTCCAAAGACAAGGTTGCTGATCATGAAATCATTCATGAAGTGCCCTCTAACAAATCCATAGAACAGCCATCAGAGGAACCACATTTTGTGATGCAGGATAATGTACAACCATATTCTGAAATAAACAAACCTGTAACTGATACAGAGTCAGAAAAGGAACAAGTGCCAGCTCCTGTTTCTGTCCCAGTGATACTCATAGACAAAGCAGAAACTCCAACTGATCCTGATGAAGAAGAGGAATTTTTGCAGGAACCTACACTTCAAGAAGAAGCTTCAAAGAGTCACTCAGAGCAAGTAAAGGAGCAGGAGAGATCAGAGATTTTGCTTGAAGAAAACCAACCAACACTGTCACAAGGATTTTCCGCTTCAGAATCTGAATGTACATCAACTCAAGAAGTTACCATGACTGTTCAAAGACCAAGTGTAATTATAATTGAGGAAAGTACAATAGCCCAACATGCCCAACAGAAACTTGTCTCTAACCTGGAGCTGGAGGCAAAAATGAAAACTTTGGAAGAAAGTTTATGCAAGGCTAGCTGTGAACTGGAGAAGACAAATGTCTTATTAAGagaagaaatggataaaaacagacaaaaggATGAGAAAATACAGGAACTAACTGACCAAGTAAAAGAGCAGATTCTTCAAGGTCCTATTGAGACAGAGCCGCAACCTGAACCAGTTGTCAAATGTGATGCATCGGTCAGTACAGATAGCAAAACTGTCCTGGAGAAAGGAGTCTCAACAGAACCTCAACCAATTGAGGAACCCAAAGTAACTGAATCTAAATGCTCGAGCACTCAAACAAATATAGTTGAAGCTCGAGACATTGAAGTGCTTGCACAAGTCACTACAGCAGAGAAAATTGTAGGGATAGAGGTAGTCATGTGTGACCAGTCAATAGAGACAGATGTCCTGGACAATCTAGAAGGCAACAGTAGTCAGGAAGTCTTGGAAATGCTAGAAAACACAGACTCTATAAAAGACAAAGAACAAGACGGTGATATCAAAGATAGTGAATTAAGGCAGATTACAGATACCAAAGTCAGTGAAAATGTTGCAGAGAGCGACACTGAAGAATATGTCATGATAGAAAGTGCCATGGTTGAGACTTTGGCTAGTGAAAATGAAGTTCCTGAACAGACAGTCCAaaagacagaatctgcagagaGTCTGGGCGTTGGAAGCACAGTAACcgagaaagaaagagaaggaaGTTCAGGTTTGCAAACACAGCAGGAACCAAAAGAAACACAAGAACAGGATCCCCACCCTCAATCTCAAAGGGCATCTGAAGCCACAGCTTCTCCTGCTGCTATCGGACAAGTTGTTAATCGTATACAGGGACTTCTTAATGAGCAGTGGGCCAGCCTGGGAAGTGGGAGCCAAGACGCAAAAGGAGAGAGCTCCCAGAAACCTCATTCTTCCAAAATAAGCTCCATTCAAAGCCACCTGAGAGGGTCCCTCAGTGCCCTGTCTGCCTTTTACTCACCTGTTCAGAAAGGAGGGGCTGCACGACAATCAGGTAGGATGAGGTctcattgtatattatattagcaAACTCAAAAAATAGATAgtaatgactaatatgaaagttcccagcaagcattttttgtttttaaaagatgtctaatagatgtctaatagacgtctaaacaaagtcgtcttggctaaacttgggctgtcagtgaaaatctaatagacaccTAAGAATAAGCCAAAACtacactagtcatcaaataaacagaaatggatgactacacatataaagtctgtctaatgtgtctatttgacaactagtctag
Above is a window of Danio aesculapii chromosome 6, fDanAes4.1, whole genome shotgun sequence DNA encoding:
- the kank4 gene encoding KN motif and ankyrin repeat domain-containing protein 4, which produces MDKKSANGFATKASETGVQRKQLPYSVETPYGFHLDLDFLKYVDDIEKGNTIKRVHIQRKNRGPKYSTLPRNFSLPGHGARPLAKDTWANTSTLGSKPKSRVTEVQQLFEFRASDTTGGSSSISGSSAASQSKISGSSYLPSPKVAEESLVQTSSQNEQSIGLSVRPHLLRASSMPVNVPRRKGSDSTDEQSSQSQNGSTEKLFRPADGGDRRGSIPQDRASLHQQITAALRRVRELEEQVRTIPELKAQICSLRTEREGLFQKILQHQSEQKRPLQLKEIEVSQTDLQVSALPSVTSGKEDAHSLSKDKVADHEIIHEVPSNKSIEQPSEEPHFVMQDNVQPYSEINKPVTDTESEKEQVPAPVSVPVILIDKAETPTDPDEEEEFLQEPTLQEEASKSHSEQVKEQERSEILLEENQPTLSQGFSASESECTSTQEVTMTVQRPSVIIIEESTIAQHAQQKLVSNLELEAKMKTLEESLCKASCELEKTNVLLREEMDKNRQKDEKIQELTDQVKEQILQGPIETEPQPEPVVKCDASVSTDSKTVLEKGVSTEPQPIEEPKVTESKCSSTQTNIVEARDIEVLAQVTTAEKIVGIEVVMCDQSIETDVLDNLEGNSSQEVLEMLENTDSIKDKEQDGDIKDSELRQITDTKVSENVAESDTEEYVMIESAMVETLASENEVPEQTVQKTESAESLGVGSTVTEKEREGSSGLQTQQEPKETQEQDPHPQSQRASEATASPAAIGQVVNRIQGLLNEQWASLGSGSQDAKGESSQKPHSSKISSIQSHLRGSLSALSAFYSPVQKGGAARQSGLKSIMKKNDCPDKQGNGGAKKNLKFVGVNGGYESTSSEDSSGEENQDEVEEVESSEPEVEQGEEHSGAAQEEAAAAGVQSEGVQKEGTEGSEEPDVCQASMSPQEEQPVSELVDKNFMAACHFLKDRMAEVSAPNKEMRQVLMMLYQEWFRVSSQKDSQAETVTLYLREVGFHTPTLLRYIVNLADGNGNMALHYSVSHSNFTVVKLLLDTGLCEVDHQNKAGYTAIMLAALTATENPEDMEVAQQLLRMGKINARASQSGQTALMLAVSHGRATMVQVLLDSGAEVNLQDRDGSTALMCACEHGHTEIAKILLERPDCDLTLTDKDGHTALSVAMKASHTEIIDLLNARSDPGPVTDPAAPL